The proteins below are encoded in one region of Hordeum vulgare subsp. vulgare chromosome 3H, MorexV3_pseudomolecules_assembly, whole genome shotgun sequence:
- the LOC123445757 gene encoding treacle protein-like, whose product MAAGAPAGEGPSPARPSRLRVMRPEVEEVLKSPRRGRPRPKEGAEQDDAAGPRPRYDCAFQDEERKEGEQGFAPPDVVWCKVRSHPWWPAQVFDAADASELALRHARPGAPLVAYFWDRTFAWMDPSALRPFRTHFPRLAAQSTVSSYVASVDAALQEVARRIEAGLSCACSPPALARKQQIHNSGIREGAHGAVVDEVYMRDTFRAKPFIHYISALARTPLAGADRLDLATAVAQLRSFNRLRCPMELPEFVIYQGIEDVAAEAEVAAASPHTKRKRTERDADAPAKEKKSRHVEGSSHKRDAAAAREQEEAIEDAPTKEEKKSRRSSSRKRDAAIEEEDSPPIPSARNSSKDAADKGGEAPSNKDAAMVEDSPMPSSKQSKSKRASKSAAEKKKKETSKDAADKGESPPEAEPAKEDDMNEDSSMPSAEATDDTLSKQRKSKSKRVNKSAAEKEKKDTSKDAADKGESLPEAEPAKEDDMNEDSSMPSVEAADDTLSKGRKSKRASRSSAKTKKKDTSKDGDKTESLTEAAKEVAENEDSPMPSAEATNDTVSKKKKSKNSKSSAKTKKKDADGALSKERNSKISTRSAKKKKKDADKKESLPEPVQEGAENDDSSMPSGGATDGALSKERNSKISTRSAKRKKKDTDKASLPEPAKEKATGDGSSTPSRGAADDTPSKERKSSKSSARNRIIDTSIDAYEAETAGGSKTADKKAVDGKSGRRLRSSHKMREALEVLKGPGKKHAGETTKAKDKDAVSPLQKRLHLDVHSATENAPFAVSELGRKKKTLVELLSETATPNRSAGGKSKARAKRPLPSSTLKPEDPKATPNTRGKHSLPASAEKPEDPGRHKDTMKTREKRSVAASTEKPKRDTKSTVKTRGKSSLPSSAEEPEDPDRDKIDTVKTRGKRSLPESTEDPDRDAKDAAKTRGKRSLPESTEEPEGPDDRDMKDTMYTRKRKKLDTLGDLSSQPQPVSPKGVTKAREVKRKAAGQKSQASPVVKSSGGISGDSSSQPEPLSSKRSARRKAAELKPQTPPVVKANGEASQTRSRRAKNSEVTVPDKPPRSVKLDKGKKGAVAEDSPSCGEMLSQLCVGASDAEKIGKITPTSASFLTDFLKSARVCTSDVEEAANTDCRASSPGADEEIPEKAAADRISSTHADLEVPEEAAKKVSSPSADEAIPEEAAEEVSSPNADEVIPEKAADEVSSAPADEAIPEKEAEKVSSPHADEAIPEKIADEVSGPNADQVIPEKAADEVSLAPADEETLLKVKEEVSSPHADEAIPEKAADEVSLEEAAEKVPGPHADEQIPQEAAEEVSSPHADEAIPAKATEKVSSALADEETHEKAATEKVSSAPADKETLEEVKEEVSSPHADVVIPEKAADEVSSPPADVETPEKATEEVSCPPATEDIAEKAANRVSSPPAAEEMAAEKAADKAPSHHAAEEMAAEKAADKAPSPHADEEMAAEKAADKAPSPHADEEMADKPTKSSPAPSEPPVVADHMKDDYWSDILINVEEPLSSLVKKKDKGKMRSSKKQRCDDEMKQDEAEAKSQQDKAEAENGKANGGQASAAEEDASLTGLVLHFSKPGAVPSRGDLIKIFSQYGPVSEVRTETDKHSSSAQVLFRRRMDAEAAFGGAGKIPALRPGLASFRLTDFPCAEAAAAAFLGDDGPK is encoded by the coding sequence ATGGCCGCGGGCGCTCCCGCGGGCGAGGGGCCGTCCCCCGCCCGCCCATCGCGCCTCCGCGTCATGCGcccggaggtggaggaggtcctCAAGAGCCCCCGCCGCGGCCGGCCCAGGCCCAAGGAGGGCGCGGAGCAGGACGACGCCGCCGGCCCGCGCCCGCGGTACGATTGCGCGTTCCAGgacgaggagaggaaggagggggagcaGGGGTTCGCGCCGCCCGACGTCGTGTGGTGCAAGGTGCGGAGCCACCCCTGGTGGCCGGCCCAGGTCTTCGACGCCGCCGACGCCTCCGAGCTCGCGCTCCGCCACGCCAGGCCCGGCGCGCCCCTCGTCGCCTACTTCTGGGACCGGACCTTCGcctggatggacccctccgcgctgCGCCCCTTCCGCACCCACTTCCCCCGCCTCGCCGCCCAGAGCACCGTCTCCAGCTACGTCGCCTCCGTCGACGCCGCGCTGCAGGAGGTCGCCCGCCGCATCGAGGCCGGCCTCTCCTGCGCCTGCTCCCCGCCCGCCCTCGCCAGGAAGCAGCAGATTCACAACTCCGGGATCAGGGAAGGGGCCCACGGCGCCGTGGTGGACGAGGTGTACATGAGGGACACGTTCCGCGCCAAGCCCTTCATCCACTACATTTCGGCGCTGGCGAGGACCCCGCTGGCCGGCGCCGATCGTCTCGACCTTGCCACCGCCGTGGCGCAGCTCAGGTCCTTCAACCGCTTGAGGTGTCCAATGGAGCTCCCTGAGTTTGTCATCTACCAGGGGATTGAGGacgttgctgctgaggctgaggtGGCAGCAGCATCCCCGCACACAAAGAGGAAGAGGACGGAGAGGGATGCCGATGCTCCTGCCAAGGAAAAGAAATCGAGGCATGTCGAGGGCTCATCTCACAAGAGAGATGCTGCTGCCGCAAGGGAACAAGAAGAGGCCATTGAGGATGCTCCgaccaaggaggagaagaaatcgaGGAGGAGCTCGTCGCGCAAGAGAGATGCTGCAATTGAAGAAGAGGACAGCCCTCCTATCCCCTCAGCCAGGAACTCCTCCAAAGATGCAGCCGATAAGGGAGGAGAAGCCCCTTCAAACAAAGATGCTGCCATGGTTGAGGACAGCCCCATGCCCAGTAGCAAGCAAAGCAAGTCGAAGAGAGCTAGCAAGAGTGCagcagagaaaaagaagaaagaaacctCCAAAGACGCAGCAGATAAGGGCGAGTCTCCACCAGAGGCAGAGCCTGCGAAAGAAGATGATATGAACGAGGACAGCTCTATGCCAAGTGCGGAGGCGACAGATGATACGTTGAGCAAGCAAAGGAAGTCCAAGTCGAAGAGAGTTAACAAGAGTGCAGcagagaaagagaagaaagacACCTCCAAAGACGCAGCAGATAAGGGCGAGTCACTACCAGAGGCAGAGCCTGCAAAAGAAGATGATATGAACGAGGACAGCTCTATGCCGAGCGTAGAGGCGGCAGATGATACACTGAGCAAGGGAAGGAAGTCAAAAAGAGCTAGCAGGAGCTCAGCAAAGACAAAGAAGAAGGACACCTCCAAGGACGGAGACAAGACAGAGTCTCTAACAGAGGCTGCAAAGGAAGTTGCCGAGAACGAGGACAGCCCTATGCCCAGTGCAGAGGCGACAAATGATACAGTGAGCAAGAAAAAAAAGTCAAAGAACAGTAAGAGTTCGGCAAAGACAAAGAAGAAAGATGCAGATGGTGCATTGAGCAAGGAAAGGAATTCCAAAATCAGTACGAGGtcggcaaagaagaagaagaaagatgcagATAAGAAGGAGTCTCTGCCAGAGCCTGTACAGGAAGGTGCTGAGAATGATGACAGCTCTATGCCCAGTGGAGGGGCGACAGATGGTGCATTGAGCAAGGAAAGGAATTCCAAGATCAGTACGAGGTCggcaaagaggaagaagaaagacacAGATAAGGCGTCTCTGCCAGAGCCTGCAAAGGAAAAGGCCACTGGTGATGGCAGTTCGACGCCGAGTAGAGGGGCGGCAGATGATACACCGAGCAAGGAAAGGAAGTCCAGTAAGAGTTCAGCCAGGAACAGGATCATAGACACCTCCATAGATGCATATGAAGCTGAAACAGCTGGTGGCAGCAAGACGGCAGACAAGAAGGCTGTGGATGGCAAATCAGGGCGTAGACTAAGGTCCAGCCACAAGATGCGAGAGGCTTTGGAGGTTCTGAAAGGGCCGGGGAAGAAGCATGCTGgggaaaccacaaaagcaaaagaTAAAGATGCCGTTTCTCCTCTCCAGAAAAGGTTGCATCTTGATGTACACTCAGCAACCGAGAATGCACCCTTTGCAGTCTCTGAGCTTGGCAGGAAGAAGAAGACGCTTGTTGAACTTCTGTCAGAGACAGCTACTCCTAATCGTTCAGCTGGTGGTAAGAGCAAGGCTCGAGCAAAGCGTCCCTTGCCTTCTTCAACTCTGAAACCTGAGGATCCTAAGGCTACACCAAACACCAGAGGGAAGCATTCTTTGCCTGCTTCTGCTGAGAAACCCGAGGATCCAGGCCGTCATAAGGATACAATGAAGACCAGAGAGAAGCGTTCTGTGGCTGCATCAACCGAGAAACCTAAGCGTGATACAAAAAGTACAGTGAAGACTAGAGGAAAAAGTTCTTTGCCTTCTTCAGCTGAGGAACCTGAGGACCCAGATCGTGATAAGATTGATACAGTGAAGACTAGAGGGAAGCGTTCTTTGCCTGAATCAACTGAGGATCCTGACCGTGACGCAAAGGATGCAGCGAAGACTAGGGGGAAACGTTCTCTGCCTGAATCAACTGAGGAACCTGAGGGTCCTGATGACCGTGATATGAAGGATACAATGTACACCAGGAAACGAAAGAAGCTCGACACATTGGGGGATTTGTCTTCCCAGCCACAGCCTGTTTCTCCCAAGGGTGTTACGAAAGCTCGAGAAGTGAAGCGCAAAGCTGCTGGGCAGAAGTCACAGGCATCTCCTGTTGTCAAATCCAGTGGTGGCATATCAGGCGATTCGTCTTCCCAGCCAGAGCCTCTCTCCTCTAAGAGGTCCGCAAGGCGCAAAGCTGCTGAACTGAAGCCACAGACACCCCCTGTTGTCAAAGCTAACGGCGAAGCTTCTCAGACGAGGTCGCGTAGGGCCAAAAACAGTGAGGTGACTGTTCCAGACAAGCCTCCACGCTCTGTTAAGCTGGATAAGGGCAAGAAAGGTGCCGTGGCAGAAGACTCTCCGTCTTGTGGTGAAATGCTGTCGCAGCTTTGTGTAGGAGCAAGTGATGCTGAGAAGATAGGGAAGATCACCCCTACAAGCGCTAGCTTCTTGACTGATTTTTTGAAGAGTGCTCGTGTCTGTACTTCTGATGTGGAGGAGGCAGCCAACACAGACTGCCGTGCTTCTAGTCCCGGTGCTGACGAGGAGATACCTGAGAAGGCAGCAGCAGACAGAATTTCTAGTACCCATGCGGACTTGGAGGTGCCTGAGGAGGCAGCAAAGAAAGTATCTAGTCCGAGTGCCGATGAGGCGATACCCGAGGAGGCAGCAGAGGAAGTATCTAGTCCCAATGCTGATGAGGTGATACCCGAGAAGGCAGCAGATGAAGTTTCTAGTGCCCCTGCTGATGAGGCGATACCTGAGAAGGAAGCAGAAAAAGTTTCTAGTCCCCATGCTGACGAGGCGATACCTGAGAAGATAGCAGATGAAGTTTCTGGCCCCAATGCTGATCAGGTGATACCTGAGAAAGCAGCAGATGAAGTTTCACTTGCTCCTGCAGACGAAGAGACACTCTTGAAGGTAAAAGAGGAAGTTTCTAGTCCCCACGCTGACGAGGCGATACCTGAGAAGGCAGCAGATGAAGTTTCACTTGAGGAGGCAGCAGAGAAAGTTCCTGGCCCCCATGCTGATGAGCAGATACCTCAGGAGGCAGCAGAGGAAGTTTCTAGCCCCCATGCCGATGAGGCGATACCTGCGAAGGCAACAGAGAAAGTTTCTAGTGCCCTTGCCGATGAAGAGACACATGAGAAGGCAGCAACAGAGAAAGTTTCTAGTGCCCCTGCTGACAAGGAGACACTTGAGGAAGTAAAAGAGGAAGTTTCTAGTCCCCATGCTGATGTGGTGATACCTGAGAAGGCAGCAGATGAAGTCTCTAGCCCCCCTGCCGACGTGGAGACACCTGAGAAGGCAACAGAGGAAGTTTCTTGCCCCCCTGCCACCGAGGATATAGCTGAGAAGGCGGCAAACAGAGTGTCCAGTCCCCCTGCTGCTGAGGAGATGGCTGCTGAGAAGGCAGCAGACAAAGCGCCTAGTCATCATGCTGCTGAGGAGATGGCTGCTGAGAAGGCAGCAGACAAAGCGCCTAGTCCTCATGCTGATGAGGAGATGGCTGCTGAGAAGGCAGCAGACAAAGCGCCTAGTCCTCATGCTGATGAGGAGATGGCTGATAAGCCAACAAAGAGCTCCCCTGCTCCATCAGAGCCGCCCGTGGTGGCTGATCATATGAAGGACGATTACTGGTCTGACATTCTCATAAACGTGGAGGAACCGCTGTCTAGCCTggtaaagaagaaggacaagggcaAGATGAGATCAAGTAAGAAGCAGCGGTGTGACGACGAGATGAAGCAAGATGAAGCAGAGGCCAAAAGCCAGCAAGACAAGGCAGAGGCAGAGAACGGGAAGGCGAACGGCGGCCAGGCAAGCGCGGCCGAGGAGGACGCGTCGCTGACGGGGCTGGTGCTGCACTTCAGCAAGCCGGGCGCGGTGCCCTCGCGCGGCGACCTCATCAAGATCTTCAGCCAGTACGGGCCGGTGAGCGAGGTGAGGACGGAGACTGACAAGCACTCCAGCTCCGCCCAGGTGTTGTTCAGGCGGCGCATGGATGCGGAGGCGGCGTTCGGGGGCGCTGGCAAGATCCCCGCCCTCAGGCCCGGCCTCGCCAGCTTCCGCCTCACCGACTTCCCGTGCGcggaggccgccgccgccgcgttctTGGGGGACGACGGGCCGAAGTAG